Within the Paenibacillus sp. AN1007 genome, the region GATCAAATTTTAAATGCTAAAAATGCAAATCTTGTGACATATCGCATGTTTTTCACCAAAATAGAGGTCTACAATGTACATATAACGAGACGATTCACTGATTCGTCAATCGATATAATGATCCAACTCATATAAGTTGATCTGATCTTTTACAAAACGCATTGTATAAGTTTAACTTCATTTGCCCAGGACCGAAGGGGAGAGAATACATCTGGAAAAGCGCAGCTAAAAGCATTCTCAAAGAAAGCTGCATCGAAAGCATAAAATCTCGCCTTATACTCTCATTGGAGTGCAGGAGTAAGTCAGCCTTAGTTCAAACTTATACAGCAAAGAGAACCTTCATATCATGTCAACTTATATAAATATCACTGAAAGGCGGGATCAGCATGCTGGAATTACAAGAAATCGGGACCGAACGTTCACTTCATCTGTACCGCACCTTGGCCCATACGTTCAAAAGTGTGAATGAACACGCTGTATCTGGAAGTAAAGTACATGGATTTAATCCGACTGCGTACGGAGTGCTCGAAGTGTTATATATGAAAGGTGCACAGCCGATTCAACAGGTAGGCGCGCAGCTGCTGTTGCAGAGCGGGAATGTCACCTATGTCATTGACAAGCTGGAGCAAAAAGGACTGCTGCGCCGCAAACATTGTCCGCAGGATAGACGCATCATTTTTGTCGAACTGACGGAGGAAGGTCAGCGTACGATGGATGATATCTATCCGGGTTATGCAGTCAAGATTGATCGGGCGGTCAGTGGTCTGAGCGAAGAGGATAAGGAACTTTTATCCGAGCTGCTGTGCAGGCTGGCTCACGGTGCAGAAAGTCTTTCAGCGAGCAGCTAGGGGCGGCATAAGCATCGCACAACCACATCAGCAGCAGGATAATGATAATGCAGACTCGCTAGAAAGCTTTTGAAAGTAAACAGAAATAAATAAAAAACCGGATGGGCCTATCCAAGGCTCATTCGGTTTTTGCTTGTATATTGTTTTTTAGCCCGTGGGACCCTGCCCGCAAAACATACTGCCAGCCTAGAAAGATCAGGGTGATGACAAACATCTGGCGAATAGCCCCCATGTAAAGAAACGTATTTTCCCGAAACACAAAGATAGAGAACAGAAGACCGCTTAATCCTGCTAGTAGAACATAACCAATCATTATAGAGACAACCTGCATCGCAACTCCTTTGAATCGTCGCGCTAAGGACATAGACACCGCATCCGTCAAGAGTGACAGTGGAAGAATAAGAAAAGTGACAATCGCTAGACTAATTAGTGCAGTAATAAGCAGTGAATACCAAAACGGATAATAATACGTATGATCCATTCGCTCAGCTGCAGGCACGTATTCCATGAGGACAACGATTAGAGCCATTGAAATACAGGCCAGCAATGCTGAAAAGATTCGAACAGGAGAGGAAACAGGTCGTAGGACAACTAGCTTTGGTTTACTCAAATCAGTTCATCCTCCTTTTTCCAGTCCATCATACCAAACCTGTTGTAATATAAAAAGCAGCTGATGTTCAGTTGCTTTTTAGGATATAACGAAAATATGCATCGATCCGGCGAATGCCATTACTTACCGTGCACTTCCAATCCTTCACCCGGCATGTTAGTTACTTCTGCATAGCTTCCACCTGAGGAGGTGCATCTCCATCTTCAGGAACAATCAGTCGTTTGCGCAGGGCCAGTGTGGTGACCCACGAAATGATCGCAATAACAAACATAATGACAAACAAGGAGTGCAGGCTGCCCTCAAGCACGCTGCGCAGCAGCGCCCACTTCTCATCCGACAACGCTGCATCTGTATGCGGCGCCAGCAGCTCGTTCAAATCCTGTTCCGAAATCCCCGCTGCCGCCAGATTCTGTTCACTCGATAGAGCCGAGATACGGAAATTTAACCACGTACCAAAAGCCGCCGCCCCAATGGTCTGCCCGAGTGTACGCATGAACGTATGCAGTGCCGTTGAAGAACCGCGCTCCTTATATCCCACAGAGGACTGTGCAATAATGGTGAAGATTGTAAATGCAAAGCCGAACCCCAGACCATATATAAAGGTCAGAATAAACAGCACGACCTGCGGGGATGTCCCGCCCACCAGGAACAGCCCACCCGAACCGACGGCAATGCCCGTAAGTCCGATTAATGTGGTCAACCGTGATCCAATCTTCAGCAGCAGGCGGCCTGCCAGTACGCTGCCGATCAGCCAACCGACGGACATGGGTGCGAGCAGCAGCCCGGACTCGGTTGCATTGCCTCCGCGAACTCCCTGCACCCACAGCGGCAGATAACTGGTTAAGCCGATCATTAATGTGCTGGTCAGCAGGCCTGCGATATTCGCCACCCGGATGTCCCGAATACGGAACAGATGGAGTGGAACCATCGGGGCCTGAGCTCTTTTTTCCACCACAAAAAACAAAATAATAAACAGAACGGCAGTGATACTCAGTCCCACAATTAATGGAGAACTCCAAGCATAGTACTGCCCGCCCGCCGACAAAACAAAGAGCAGTGCGGTGATGCCTACGGTGAAAGTCAGCGCCCCGAAATAATCGATTTTGGCCGTACGTGGCGAGATATCCTCTTTCAGATACCGGAATACAAACCACATCGCAAGCAGGCCAAACGGCACATTAAACCCGAAAATCCACTGCCAACCAAGGTTGTCCACAAAATAACCGCCAAGCAGCGGACCCACAAGAGATGAAATGCCCCATACCGAGCTGATCCAGCCCTGAATTTTGCCGCGTTCCTCAATGCGGTAGATATCCCCGATAATCGTAAAGGTCACCGGCACTACAGCTCCCGCACCAATCCCCTGAATGGCACGATAGATGATCAACTGCTCCATATTCTGGGAAAGACAGCACAAGAGTGAACCGAGCAGAAATAAGGCACAGCCGATGAGGAAAACAGGTTTACGTCCATACAGGTCACTGATTTTGCCAAAAATCGGGGTACTGACTGCCATCGTGAGCAGATACGCCGTAAAAATCCAGCTGAGCAGCTGCACGCTTCCCAATTCGCTGACAATCGTTGGACCCGCCGGGCCAATTACGGTGCCTTCAATCGCAGACAAGAACGTGGCCAGCAGCAAACCAGCCAAAATGAAACTGCGCTTTAAACCTCCTGATGATGTATTCACACAAACCCTTCTCTCTTTTTTCTCTTTAATCATAAGAAGAATATTATTTACATGCCACTACGAGCCAGAACAATTTTTCGATCGTTATTGCCCCCGGATTTTTTGAATTTCATTATTTAAGAGGGGGAAATCCGGTGGTAAGCCTATGCTTCCGATGCAGCTTTCTTGCCGAAAGCTTTCAGACGAACGCTTCGCTTCTCCAGCTTTGTTCTGTCTCTCCGTTAATATGTAAATAAAAACTCTTATTAATAAAATCGCATCTTATTTCCTTCTCTTACTGCGAAGAAACTCATCATATAATAGCGAATACATGACCATGTCCTTGTATCCGGTGGACGTGTGCTGCACTTGACGCAGCAAACCTTCACGTGTGAAGCCTTGACTTGTCAGGAAAGACCCCGAAGCTGCATTACGCGGGTCAACAAGTGCTTCAATCCGGTTCAGTCCCATCGTCTCGTAACCGAAGGGCAGCAGCGCCGTAAATGCCTCGGACATATAACCGTAACGCCAGTAGTCACGACCCAGCTCATACCCGATCTCCCCACGGAATGCCCCTTCCAGCTGCCAGGTGTTGAAGCCGCAGCTGCCGATAAGTTTGCCTGAATCCTTCAGTTCGATCCCCCACCGGATGGCATCCTCTTCCCCTGCCATATGGTTCAGCAGCCCGATCATATCAGCCGCCTCGCTTGTCCCGATCATCGGTGCGAGATTCATATACCTCGTAACCTCCCGGTCTGACCAGTGAACGAACATCTGGGCAGCATCCCTGCGGCGCATTTTACGCAAACGAAGACGTGTTGTCTCGAGCTCGGGAATTCTTCCTTTACATTTATACATCATCTGACACTCCGATCCGATCCTTTGTTGCAGACCATAAGATTCATTAGCCATCTAACCATAACCTGCACCAATTGGCAACTGTTCACTCTTCGGATCATATCAAAAAACCGGGCGCACCTGCTCCCGGTCTTGATGTACATATGAATCCATCAGCACAGGATATCCTGTCTTATGGCAAGGGTCCTACACATTTGCTTTACTTTGCTTCAAGCCGATCTGTTTCAGACTTATGCTGGAGAGGCTTTCTTACTGCCAGCGAGCAGTTCCTCGCTCACCCGTCCAAGCACAGCAACAATCTCTTTATATTCTTCAATGCCTGTCCCGGTCAGGCTCCACTGGTCTCCGTGGGCAGTCAGGAAGTTCTCCTGTGTGAGGTGTTCAAGCTCCTGCTTGATCTCACGTTCACCAACACGATATCCACGCTCTTCTAACAGAGGCAGCGCATCGCTTACGGTTAGATCCTCATTTTGGGCAAAATATAGAAGATGAATTCGTACAAACAGGTTCTGTACTTCTGCATGCATAAGCTAAGCTCCTTCCCGGGTTGTAGCCCTACTTGGTTGCTAAGTAATTACCCCGTGAAAGAAGCGGAGAAACAGGAGCAGAATCCAGCTGCTGTAATCTCTTTCCAGAATCATTCCGCTTGACTAACCGCATCCGCTGCACTATCTTGAAAATAAGTACCATTTTTGCTCGGGAGGGTGATTCACCATGTTTCAAGCTGTTTCCTATGAAGGAACACGAAGCGAGCAGCACACCGCCGTCCTGGGACAGTTAAGTGCTCTGATCCGCGATGAACCTAGTGCGATTGCCAATCTGGCTAACGCTGCTGCGCTGCTCAACGTATTTCTAACCGACACCAACTGGGTCGGATTCTATCTCTATGACGGAAAAGAACTGGTCCTCGGACCGTTCCAGGGATTGCCTGCCTGCATTCGTATTCCACTTGGACGCGGGGTATGCGGGACATCTGCTGCAGAGAGACGCACACTCGTTGTGGATGATGTGCATGCTTTCCCGGGCCATATCGCCTGTGATGCCGCATCCAATAGTGAGATCGTTGTTCCAATTATTAAAGATGGACAATTATACGGTGTGCTGGATATCGACAGCCCGATTAAAAACCGTTTTGACGATGAAGACCGTGTCTTCCTGGAAAAAGCGGTCAGTTTGCTCACGGAGCAGCTGTAGGCCATTTAATTGACTTTCAACTAAACGGTACAAGAGGACTCATCTCCTCTCACCACAATGATGGTGATATCGATAAGTGTGAGCAAAAAGCGCAGACCTCGCCGAGGTCTGCGCTTTTTGCTGCTATGTTCATACCGATGTTCTTGCCCGCCCAAGTTACTTTATGCATCTAGGATAGATCCTGTGCTGCTTTGATGATCATTCCTTCCCGTAGAAACTCAGCTAGCCTTGGGTGATAGCCGTCATACATGTTACGAAAATCGCGATGCTCCACGTACAGATTGGCTAAATCCCGGTAAATCTCAGCTGTTGGTGTGTAATATCCTTTGATCCATTCAAGATGTCTGCCGATAATCTGCTGCACATCCGGGCTGCCCGGCTCAAGGCCAAGTTCCAGTGCCTGTTTCAAATCCAGATGAATTCGATCAATCTTCGCCTGCGATTCCAAAAAATCTTCTTTGGATTTCAGCTCCATTTCCTTCGCTTGCAGATCTTGTGTCGGGAAGGCGTCAGCAGCATCAGAAGAGTGCTGTGTTTCACCTGCTTGCAGCAGCGGGACATGACGCGTGTTATGCGCAAAACCATAGTACAGTTCATGCTCCTCCATCGTCTGCTCTCCTTGGAGATAAGAAACCGTTCGATCCAGTGTCTGAATTAAACCGTGCAGTCGCAGCGCTTCCTCCAGAATTTGAATCCGATGCTGCTGCATCACACGTACAATTTCTGCAGGATCTTCTTTCAGCATAGAACCAATTTCTTTTTCCGGCACACCTGCTTCTTTACAAAACATGATTTGCTGAAGCTTCAGCAGCTCTTTTTTTCATAGTAAATATCTTCGTCCAGTCCACGAAAGGCAGGGGACAGCAGCCCCAGCTCCGCATAATAGCTTAACTCACTCAAACTTACACCTGACATACCAGATACATCGGTCATGGAATACGCCATGATATCACCTCCTGCCTCTTCTGTTTGCTCTGTGTGTTCACTCGCCGGTTGATTACTGCGTTATATTTAAAAGATTGAAATGTAAAACGTTAATCCTGCTTAATGCCAAAAGCATTCATGATCCTTGAAACATCGTTGAAACGCATTCATTATTTTTCACAAAGCGTTAGACATCCATATTCCAAGGAGACCAACGGGTTCATACCGTTGTTCGCAGTATGTACCTAATTAATACCCCCCTCACTCTATGTGAACCCGTAGTCAGTAAATAATTTTATGTATTTTTTGAGACCAATTTCTTGGTTTTGAAACCCAAAAAATCCTGCACCCCTGAGGTGGATGCAGGATTTCCAATCATTTTATACTACAGGCTGTAACCCTCAATAAACCCGATTAATTTTTGTTAAACATGACAAACTTTAATTCCGTCATTTCTTCCGCCGCATACTTGACACCTTCACGTCCGATCCCGCTTTGCTTCACTCCACCATACGGCATATGATCTACCCGGAATGTTGGGATATCATTGATCATCACGCCACCCGCTTCAATCTCATCCACGGCTCGAAGCGCCGTTTGAATGTCATTGGTGAACACTCCTGCCTGAAGCCCATACATGGAGTCGTTGACATGCTTGGTGCCTTCTTCTACGGAATTGACCGTGTTAATGACAACAATTGGTGCAAACACTTCCTGACACGATACCTTAGCTTCACGCGGCACATTGACAAGTACCGTTGGACGCAGCACGCCTGCTTCAGCTTTACCACCCACTGCAACCGATGCACCTGCCTGCTTCGCTTCTTCAATCCATTCCAGTGTGCGCTTCACATCCTTGGAGGTAATCAGTGCTGAGACCATCGTATCCTCATTCAGCGGATCACCGATCACAACCTGTTCGGCCGCTGCAGCGAAACGTTGGATAAAATTCTCGGCAATGGCCTCGTGCACATAGATACGCTGTAATGAAATACATACCTGACCCTGATATGTGAACGCACCCGTGACGCAGCGCGGAATCACCTTGTCCAGATCGGCATCTTTGTCTATAATTACAGCGGCATTGGAGCCAAGCTCCAGCGTAACACGTTTCAATCCGGCTTTGCTGCGGATACCCGTTCCTACGGCTGGACTGCCTGTAAAGGTGATATAAGCCACATCGGGATGCTGCACGAGCACGTCACCGATTGTTTTGCCATCGCCACTCACCACGTTCAATGCTCCATCAGGCAGCCCTGCTTCGTGAAACAGGTTCGCTATGAAGTAGGCAGACAGCGGTGTCTGCTCCGCAGGTTTGAGCACGATCGTATTTCCTGCTGCCAGCGCGGGCCCCACTTTATGTGCAGCCAAGTTCATTGGAAAATTAAACGGTGTGATCGCCCCGATGACCCCTATCGGCTGTCGCATAGTATAACCGATGCGGCCTTCGCCGCCTCTCGCCGCGTCCATCGGAACCGTCTCTCCGGTTAAACGTTTCGCTTCTTCGGCGGCAAAACGGTATGTCTCAATTGTACGGTCGATCTCGGCTCTCGCCGCAGTGATCGGCTTCGCTGCTTCCAATGCAACAATGCGGGCCGCCTCTTCTCTGCGTTCTTCCAGCATGGCGGACAGCTTGTACAGCAGGTCTGCACGCTGATGTGCAGGCATCTGACACATGGCTTGGCGTGCCTGCACTGCCGCAGCTACAGCTGCCTCCGTCTCCTCTGCTGAGGCGGAAGCCACTTCTGCCAGTGTTTCTCCGGAATACGGCGCCTGGAGTGTCGTATACCGCACTGATTCGGTGTGCTTGCCGCCAATAAACAGATGTTGTTTTTTCATAAACTGCATCCTCCATTCATTCGATTCCTTATCAAAGGCATATAATGCAACTTATAGCTCAAATAACTCACATGCAGCGCATAATTCATATTCAGTTGTAACTGACAAGCATCACAGTTCATTCAAGTTAATAACGCATAGAACAAAAGCCGCGATGCACGAATCGTTTAGAACACCCCGCACAAAGCTTGACTCAAAAACAACGAACCTGCCTGCACAGCAAGCTGTAATCTCAAGTAGATAACACAGCCTCTGAGGCAGACCTGAGAAGGTTATACTTTAGTTATACACTATTTCTGCATGATCCACCCAGTAAACGAGATTGAAAGACAGGGTTAGTACCCTCGCTCTCAATTCTAACGATCTCCAGAAACCTTATTCAGCCTAATATGGGGCATTCCAAATTCTAACGATCTCCAGAAACCTTATTTCATGTCCTAACATGATAATCAACCTTTTTCCACACCCAAAAGGCAATATAGCGTTTCTACGAATCGTTAGAATTTCAAAATGGCATTTTCCAGCAGAATAGGGTTTCCTGAGATCGTTAGAATTTACAGCGTGAATCACTCACCAGACATTCCGTTCACTTCACCGTCAGAACTGGACAATCTGCGTGCTTCAGCACACCATGACTGACGCTGCCGACCAGGATCTCAGCCAGCATCCTTTTACCTCCGGTGCCCATCACAATCAGATCGCATTTTTGTTCACGTGCCGTGCGGCAAATTTCGGTCACAGGATCACCTGCAACCAGACGTGTCTCATATGACACGGCCCGATTAGCCAAAAGTTTCTTCACTGGCTCAATAATATGCTTTCCTTCCTCGGCGATGCGTTCTTCCAAATCCACCCCAAGGGCAGGCTCGTTAATCGAAATGGAAGGATTCACATGCAAAATGGTCAAATGAACTGAATTCTTCATCTGTTCAGCCAGCATGAGAGCCTGTTCCAGTGCTTTATTCCCATGATTCGATCCATCCACAGCTGCCAATATTCGTTCCAGCATTTCAATTCCTCCAGTCTGATGATTAACCCGAAATGTTAGTTAATTAGTTAGTTAATAAGCTGATCTCGGCATATTTCATTAATGAGCAATTGAAGCATCGATATCCCGCAGGTGACGACGACGCATCAGCAGTACACCGACGCCGATCAGGACCATCAAAGCACCGAAATAAAACGGCGTTTCGGGCAGAAACCATTCGGACAATTTTCCTGCAAGCCAAGGCGCAAGTGCTCCACCCATAAACCGTACAAAGCTGTATGCTGCAGATGCGACCGAACGTTCGACAGGTGCTGCCTCCATAACAGCCGTGGTGATCAACGTATTGTTAATACCCAGGAAAATACCGGCGACAATTACCGCAACGATAACCGTCATTGATGAACCCATTACCGTACCAACAGCCATTACCAGCAGGTCGGCCGCAAACAGTGTGAGCATCACACTCATGGATGGCACTGAGCCAAATCGCCGCTGCAGCTTCGGTGCCACAAAAACGGACGTAATCGCCAGCATTAATCCCCAACCGAAAAAGACATAACCTAGACCGTGCTCATCTAGTTTCATCACATATGGTGAATAAGCCATCAAGGTAAAGAAACCAAAATTGTACAGAAAAGCGGTAATCGCCAACGTTTTCAGTGAAGGGTAACCGAGTGCTTTGAACGGATCGGACAGTGTACTGCGCGTTTTCGGTTTGGCCATTTTGGGCAGCATAAACATGATACTGATAAAAGCAACCGCCATCAGGGCAGCTACCCCGTAGAACGGACCGCGCCAGGAGATCGAACCCAGCTCACCGCCAAGCAGCGGACCAACGGCAATCCCGAGACCGAGTGCTGCTTCGTATAAAATAATAGCCTTGGCTGTCCCTGATGTGGACAACCCAACAATGGCTGACAAGGCGGTGGCAATGAACAAGGCGTTCCCAAGTCCCCAGCCTCCGCGATAACCGACCAGCGCTCCGACCGTGTCGGATGTACCGCCCAGGAAAGAGAATACAATAATCAGCAGGATGCCGCTGAGCAGTGTCCATTTCACGCCAATACGGCTGGATACAACACCGGTGATCAGCATAGCAATTCCCGTTACTGCGTTATAGCTTGTAAACAGGAGGGACACCTGGCTTTTGGATGCGTGAAGCTGATCAGCAATAGCTGGCAGGATCGGATCGACGAGACCCAGTCCCATAAATGAGATGATACAGGCGAAGGCCACGGCCCACACTGCTCGCGGCTGGGACAGCAGGCCTCCACGGGATGACGGTAACTCGTCAGGTAATGATGGTTCTCTTTTCATAAATCATTCCTCCGATATGAATTAATTATGGTATTGAAACGAAACATAATGAAAATTTTCGCAATGCATCTATTCCATTTTCAAAATTCGAGACAAAAAAACAGCACAAGCACACCGGAGTCACCAGTGTTTGTACTAAAGCATGCTGCAATTCATCTGATCCTGATTTAATCCGTAATCAGTGCAATCCGGATCATGCAGACATACTTGCTATCCATCCGTTTCCGTTCCTTTTTCTCTGCATTGATCTCATGCTGGTTAATCGTCCTTGGTCTTCGTCTGCTTGCCAGCACGGATCTGCAGCGTCTGTATACCTGTTCTAACCCGTTCGCGCAGCTCTTCCAGCTCATGCTGTACGGCGTGAATGCTTTGCAGTTTCTGCTCCAGCAGCTGCAGCTGACCATCGAGTGTTGTTTCCATGCGGCTGAGCTTTTCGATACGTTTCTCCACCTCAGTTGTCTGCTGGTAGTCAAATCGCTGTTCGTTCAGCGTATCGGCCGTGGCGACATAAGCATGAAGCTCCTGTAACGAGAAGCCAAGCACTTCTTTGGCACGAACAACTTTTTTCAAATAGTCGATGTCCTCTTGTGTATACAGCCGCGTTCCACCATCTGTCCGCCGAGGTGAAGGCATAACTCCAATCTCTTCATAGTATCGAATGGTTCGTTTCGTAAGTCCGCAGGCTTTGGCAGCATCATCAATTTTGAATAAACCCATCTGCTTCACCTCTTTTCATATGTCATCATTATTATGTATATAATTATATATATTTATAACGTTAACGTCAACGTAAGATTTATAAGGCAGAGACAAGGAAAGACACAAACATGATCTGAAATACAATTGGAAACGAAAACAAAAAAGACCCGCTTGCACGGATCTTGGTGTATTACATAATCCTTATTCAGGTTTCAATACGCATACCGATACCATTCTGCTCCATGTTCCCATACATCGGCAGCTTTTCATCAGGCTCTCTATTTTTTCTTGCGCTCCCTGTGCTTCCTGCGCATGCTTCTCACTTTCACCGCTAGGACTACCTGGTTTGCCTGACCTTCTTTACTGCTTGTCCTGCTCCTGCTGCGCTCGCTGCATTTGTTTCAAACGTCCTTCTACCCGGGTAAACAGCCTGATCGTATAAAAACCCACTGCAATCAGACTTAATACCAACGCGCGCACATCCGTAAGCCAGAAACCGATGACACCAAAAACCGTTATAATAAACCCGAACTGCATCATCAATGCCGAACTGTACCGCTGCGCTTCCTCCCACAAGGTGGAATTGCTCATTGCCCGTGGTGTCCGATAACCGTATATTCCGTTAATTTGTTTTGGCGGCTTCTTATACACCATCAATCCCAAAATGAAATAACATACTCCGCATATAATGCCCAATAATGCTCCTGCCAAAATGCTCGCACTCCTTCTCTTCTCGTTAGCTTTCAGACCGATATCATTCATACAAATATCCATAAAAATAGTAAAACAGCTCTACGTATATACGCAGAGCCGTGCTGTACGTTTCATCAATCTAAACGTCCTTGATCCGAAGCACCCGCATCGCATTCAACACCGCGAGCACCGTAACGCCCACATCGGAGAAGACAGCTTCCCACATGGTGGCGATCCCGAATACACCGAGCAGCAGGAAGACGGCTTTGACACCCAGCGCAAATCCGATATTCTGCCAGACGATCCGGCGTGTACGCTTGGCGATCTGAATTGCACTGGCAATTCTGGACGGTTCATCCGTCATGATGACTACGTCCGCTGCTTCAATTGCCGCGTCTGATCCAAGTCCGCCCATCGCAACTCCGACATCGGCCCGTGCCAATACGGGTGTATCATTAATGCCGTCCCCAACAAAGATCATTTTTTCCTTCGGAAATTTGGCTGCTTCCAGCTGCTCCAGCCGTTCGACTTTGTCCTGCGGCAGCAGTTCCGCATACACCTCATCTACGCCAAGCTGACGTGCTACTGCTTCGCCTACCGCTTTGGCATCACCTGTCAGCATCACTGTTTTGCGGATGCCCAGCTGTTTGAGTTCCTGAATGGCAGATGCTGCGTCCTCCTTCACTTCATCGGCAATGATCAGGTGACCGATATATTGTCCGGCTTCCGCAACATGCACGACCGTTCCGACGGTTTGCGGCTTTGTATACATGACGCCTGCCTGCTCCATCAGCTTCGCGTTGCCAGCAAGCACTTCCTGACCATTCACATTCACTTTAATCCCGTGACCTGCTGCCTCGTCATATCCATCCACACCTTGAGACGGAATATCTT harbors:
- a CDS encoding MarR family transcriptional regulator, which codes for MLELQEIGTERSLHLYRTLAHTFKSVNEHAVSGSKVHGFNPTAYGVLEVLYMKGAQPIQQVGAQLLLQSGNVTYVIDKLEQKGLLRRKHCPQDRRIIFVELTEEGQRTMDDIYPGYAVKIDRAVSGLSEEDKELLSELLCRLAHGAESLSASS
- a CDS encoding MDR family MFS transporter; this encodes MNTSSGGLKRSFILAGLLLATFLSAIEGTVIGPAGPTIVSELGSVQLLSWIFTAYLLTMAVSTPIFGKISDLYGRKPVFLIGCALFLLGSLLCCLSQNMEQLIIYRAIQGIGAGAVVPVTFTIIGDIYRIEERGKIQGWISSVWGISSLVGPLLGGYFVDNLGWQWIFGFNVPFGLLAMWFVFRYLKEDISPRTAKIDYFGALTFTVGITALLFVLSAGGQYYAWSSPLIVGLSITAVLFIILFFVVEKRAQAPMVPLHLFRIRDIRVANIAGLLTSTLMIGLTSYLPLWVQGVRGGNATESGLLLAPMSVGWLIGSVLAGRLLLKIGSRLTTLIGLTGIAVGSGGLFLVGGTSPQVVLFILTFIYGLGFGFAFTIFTIIAQSSVGYKERGSSTALHTFMRTLGQTIGAAAFGTWLNFRISALSSEQNLAAAGISEQDLNELLAPHTDAALSDEKWALLRSVLEGSLHSLFVIMFVIAIISWVTTLALRKRLIVPEDGDAPPQVEAMQK
- a CDS encoding GNAT family N-acetyltransferase, yielding MYKCKGRIPELETTRLRLRKMRRRDAAQMFVHWSDREVTRYMNLAPMIGTSEAADMIGLLNHMAGEEDAIRWGIELKDSGKLIGSCGFNTWQLEGAFRGEIGYELGRDYWRYGYMSEAFTALLPFGYETMGLNRIEALVDPRNAASGSFLTSQGFTREGLLRQVQHTSTGYKDMVMYSLLYDEFLRSKRRK
- a CDS encoding GAF domain-containing protein, which translates into the protein MFQAVSYEGTRSEQHTAVLGQLSALIRDEPSAIANLANAAALLNVFLTDTNWVGFYLYDGKELVLGPFQGLPACIRIPLGRGVCGTSAAERRTLVVDDVHAFPGHIACDAASNSEIVVPIIKDGQLYGVLDIDSPIKNRFDDEDRVFLEKAVSLLTEQL
- a CDS encoding TipAS antibiotic-recognition domain-containing protein, with amino-acid sequence MFCKEAGVPEKEIGSMLKEDPAEIVRVMQQHRIQILEEALRLHGLIQTLDRTVSYLQGEQTMEEHELYYGFAHNTRHVPLLQAGETQHSSDAADAFPTQDLQAKEMELKSKEDFLESQAKIDRIHLDLKQALELGLEPGSPDVQQIIGRHLEWIKGYYTPTAEIYRDLANLYVEHRDFRNMYDGYHPRLAEFLREGMIIKAAQDLS
- a CDS encoding aldehyde dehydrogenase family protein, which encodes MKKQHLFIGGKHTESVRYTTLQAPYSGETLAEVASASAEETEAAVAAAVQARQAMCQMPAHQRADLLYKLSAMLEERREEAARIVALEAAKPITAARAEIDRTIETYRFAAEEAKRLTGETVPMDAARGGEGRIGYTMRQPIGVIGAITPFNFPMNLAAHKVGPALAAGNTIVLKPAEQTPLSAYFIANLFHEAGLPDGALNVVSGDGKTIGDVLVQHPDVAYITFTGSPAVGTGIRSKAGLKRVTLELGSNAAVIIDKDADLDKVIPRCVTGAFTYQGQVCISLQRIYVHEAIAENFIQRFAAAAEQVVIGDPLNEDTMVSALITSKDVKRTLEWIEEAKQAGASVAVGGKAEAGVLRPTVLVNVPREAKVSCQEVFAPIVVINTVNSVEEGTKHVNDSMYGLQAGVFTNDIQTALRAVDEIEAGGVMINDIPTFRVDHMPYGGVKQSGIGREGVKYAAEEMTELKFVMFNKN
- a CDS encoding universal stress protein; translation: MLERILAAVDGSNHGNKALEQALMLAEQMKNSVHLTILHVNPSISINEPALGVDLEERIAEEGKHIIEPVKKLLANRAVSYETRLVAGDPVTEICRTAREQKCDLIVMGTGGKRMLAEILVGSVSHGVLKHADCPVLTVK
- a CDS encoding MFS transporter, which codes for MKREPSLPDELPSSRGGLLSQPRAVWAVAFACIISFMGLGLVDPILPAIADQLHASKSQVSLLFTSYNAVTGIAMLITGVVSSRIGVKWTLLSGILLIIVFSFLGGTSDTVGALVGYRGGWGLGNALFIATALSAIVGLSTSGTAKAIILYEAALGLGIAVGPLLGGELGSISWRGPFYGVAALMAVAFISIMFMLPKMAKPKTRSTLSDPFKALGYPSLKTLAITAFLYNFGFFTLMAYSPYVMKLDEHGLGYVFFGWGLMLAITSVFVAPKLQRRFGSVPSMSVMLTLFAADLLVMAVGTVMGSSMTVIVAVIVAGIFLGINNTLITTAVMEAAPVERSVASAAYSFVRFMGGALAPWLAGKLSEWFLPETPFYFGALMVLIGVGVLLMRRRHLRDIDASIAH
- a CDS encoding MerR family transcriptional regulator, with the translated sequence MGLFKIDDAAKACGLTKRTIRYYEEIGVMPSPRRTDGGTRLYTQEDIDYLKKVVRAKEVLGFSLQELHAYVATADTLNEQRFDYQQTTEVEKRIEKLSRMETTLDGQLQLLEQKLQSIHAVQHELEELRERVRTGIQTLQIRAGKQTKTKDD
- a CDS encoding SdpI family protein translates to MAGALLGIICGVCYFILGLMVYKKPPKQINGIYGYRTPRAMSNSTLWEEAQRYSSALMMQFGFIITVFGVIGFWLTDVRALVLSLIAVGFYTIRLFTRVEGRLKQMQRAQQEQDKQ